The Lacrimispora xylanolytica genome has a segment encoding these proteins:
- the gatA gene encoding Asp-tRNA(Asn)/Glu-tRNA(Gln) amidotransferase subunit GatA, which translates to MTEKEILSLTAVGLGKKIKSKEVTVIEAVKAVLGQIRSMEPDLNSFVTVDEAFALSQAEAVQKKIDAGELTGPLAGVPVAIKDNICIKDMKTTCSSNILSDFVPTYTAQAVENLIEAGAIIIGKTNMDEFAMGSTTETSAFGPTKNPWNLEYVPGGSSGGSCTAVAAGECFYALGSDTGGSIRQPASYCGVTGLKPTYGTISRYGLIAYGSSLDQIGPVAKDVTDCAAILEVLTSHDKKDSTSVDRKDNHFMEALTKDVKGLRVGIPADYLGEGLNEEVKEAVLKAAKVLEEKGAVVETFDLGRVKYAIPAYYVIASAEASSNLSRFDGVKYGYRAREYEGLHGMYKKSRSEGFGAEVKRRIMLGSFVLSSGYYDAYYIKALKTKALIKKSFDEAFAKYDVILGPTAPTTAPKLNESLSDSLKMYLGDIYTISVNLAGLPGLSIPFGTDHKGLPIGIQLIGDCFQEKNILRAGFALEGEHGYTMPELALKAINGREEK; encoded by the coding sequence ATGACAGAGAAAGAAATATTGTCCCTTACTGCGGTAGGACTTGGAAAAAAGATAAAAAGCAAAGAAGTCACTGTTATAGAGGCAGTAAAAGCAGTGCTTGGACAGATTCGTTCCATGGAGCCTGACTTAAACAGTTTTGTGACCGTAGATGAAGCATTTGCCTTAAGCCAGGCAGAAGCAGTGCAAAAGAAGATCGATGCCGGCGAGCTTACCGGTCCTCTGGCTGGAGTTCCCGTAGCGATTAAAGATAACATCTGCATTAAGGATATGAAAACCACCTGCAGCTCCAACATTCTATCTGATTTTGTACCCACCTATACCGCCCAGGCAGTAGAGAATTTAATCGAGGCAGGAGCCATTATAATAGGAAAGACAAATATGGATGAGTTTGCCATGGGCAGCACCACGGAGACCTCAGCCTTCGGACCCACAAAGAATCCCTGGAATCTTGAATACGTTCCCGGCGGTTCCTCCGGCGGTTCCTGTACTGCGGTTGCAGCTGGAGAATGCTTTTATGCCCTTGGCTCTGATACAGGCGGCTCCATCAGACAACCAGCCTCCTACTGCGGAGTAACAGGGTTAAAGCCTACCTATGGAACCATCTCCCGGTACGGGCTCATTGCCTATGGCTCCTCTTTGGATCAGATCGGCCCGGTGGCAAAGGACGTAACGGACTGTGCTGCTATCTTAGAGGTTCTCACCTCCCACGATAAAAAGGACAGCACCTCAGTCGATCGTAAGGATAATCACTTCATGGAGGCCCTGACAAAAGACGTAAAGGGACTTCGGGTTGGTATTCCCGCGGATTATCTGGGAGAGGGTCTTAACGAGGAAGTGAAGGAAGCTGTGTTAAAGGCTGCAAAGGTTCTGGAGGAGAAGGGGGCAGTGGTGGAGACCTTTGACCTTGGAAGAGTAAAATACGCCATTCCAGCCTATTATGTCATTGCCTCTGCCGAAGCAAGCTCTAACTTATCCCGGTTTGACGGGGTAAAATACGGCTACCGTGCGAGGGAGTACGAAGGTCTTCACGGGATGTATAAAAAGAGCCGTTCCGAAGGCTTCGGAGCAGAAGTAAAGCGCCGTATCATGCTTGGTTCCTTTGTTTTAAGCTCTGGTTATTATGATGCATACTATATTAAAGCCTTAAAGACCAAAGCACTGATTAAAAAGTCCTTTGATGAGGCTTTTGCGAAATACGATGTAATTCTGGGGCCAACAGCTCCCACCACAGCACCAAAGCTGAATGAAAGTCTAAGCGATTCCTTAAAGATGTACCTTGGAGATATCTATACCATTTCCGTAAACCTGGCAGGACTTCCCGGACTTTCCATTCCATTTGGCACGGACCATAAGGGACTTCCTATTGGAATTCAGCTGATCGGTGATTGCTTTCAGGAGAAAAATATCCTTCGTGCAGGCTTTGCCTTAGAAGGGGAACACGGATATACCATGCCGGAATTGGCTCTTAAGGCAATTAACGGAAGGGAGGAGAAGTAA
- a CDS encoding LysR family transcriptional regulator, with translation MNLRHLTIFKTVCEEGSITGAAKALSMTQPAVSHAINELEESVGSPLFDRVSRRVVINENGKFYLSKVIPLLELYQDLENYSGTLHLNAPLRIGSCVTLASYLLPGAVSRFTVSNPDIQLKVTVSNSQEITGKLLKNELDIGLVEGVIPDEQLEKIPFSSYPLAVICAPGHPLAKPGDQPVSLESLMKEPLLLREAGCTIRDTFDYALALNNLSAEPLWTSTNSDVILQAVKENIGIGVVPRIFADESIRLGEIVEVEVKDFNISCMNHVVFQKDKFQTESFQAFINLVLFE, from the coding sequence ATGAACTTAAGACATCTTACGATCTTTAAAACGGTGTGTGAAGAAGGCAGCATTACTGGAGCAGCCAAAGCGCTGTCCATGACCCAGCCTGCCGTCTCCCACGCCATTAATGAACTGGAGGAATCCGTTGGTTCTCCCTTATTTGACCGGGTGTCCAGAAGGGTGGTAATCAACGAGAATGGTAAATTTTATTTGTCTAAGGTCATACCCCTTCTGGAGCTTTACCAGGATCTTGAAAACTACTCAGGAACCCTTCATCTGAATGCACCACTACGAATTGGCTCCTGCGTGACTCTGGCCAGTTATTTACTTCCTGGGGCAGTCTCCCGTTTTACAGTTTCAAACCCTGATATTCAGTTAAAAGTAACCGTATCAAACTCCCAGGAAATCACAGGGAAGCTTTTGAAAAATGAACTGGACATCGGCCTTGTGGAAGGTGTCATTCCCGATGAACAGCTGGAAAAGATACCATTTTCCTCTTATCCTCTGGCAGTGATCTGCGCCCCAGGTCACCCTCTGGCGAAACCAGGTGACCAGCCTGTGTCCTTAGAATCACTGATGAAGGAACCGCTCCTTTTAAGAGAAGCTGGCTGTACCATCAGGGATACCTTTGATTACGCTCTTGCCCTTAATAATCTTTCTGCAGAGCCTCTTTGGACCAGTACGAATTCCGATGTGATATTACAGGCAGTAAAAGAAAACATTGGAATTGGTGTAGTACCCAGGATCTTTGCAGATGAGTCCATACGCCTTGGTGAGATTGTTGAGGTTGAAGTTAAGGACTTTAATATCAGCTGCATGAATCATGTGGTATTTCAAAAAGACAAGTTCCAGACCGAATCCTTCCAGGCATTTATTAATCTTGTATTGTTCGAATAA
- the gatB gene encoding Asp-tRNA(Asn)/Glu-tRNA(Gln) amidotransferase subunit GatB produces the protein MSKQYETVIGLEVHVELATKTKIFCSCSTEFGGAPNTHTCPVCTGMPGSLPVLNKQVVEYALAVGLAANCEINQYCKFDRKNYFYPDNPQNYQISQLYLPICHDGYVEIDTPSGKKKIGIHEIHMEEDAGKLIHDEWEDCSLVDFNRSGVPLIEIVSEPDMRSGEEVIAYLEKLRLIIQYLGASDCKLQEGSMRADVNLSIREVGAAEFGTRTEMKNLNSFKAIARAIEGERKRQIELIEEGRLITQETRRWDDNKESSYAMRSKEDAKDYRYFPDPDLPPVLISDEWISSIKERQPELRTEKMARYQEAFSLSEYDADIITGSKHMADIFEAVTEICNKPKEAANWLMVEGMRLLKEHEMEPENMCFSPENLAKLIQLVDNGTINRTVGKEVFERIFADNVNPEQYVEEKGLKVVNDEGQLREAIQGIIDANPQSVEDYHNGKEKAMGFLVGQTMRAMKGKADPASVNRIVKELLG, from the coding sequence ATGAGCAAACAGTATGAGACAGTCATTGGTCTGGAAGTTCACGTAGAGCTGGCAACCAAAACAAAAATCTTCTGCTCCTGCTCCACGGAATTTGGAGGAGCGCCCAACACCCATACATGTCCGGTCTGTACCGGTATGCCAGGATCTCTCCCTGTATTAAATAAGCAGGTCGTGGAGTATGCCCTTGCGGTTGGTCTGGCAGCTAATTGTGAAATCAACCAGTATTGTAAATTTGACCGTAAGAATTATTTTTACCCGGATAATCCACAGAACTATCAGATATCCCAGCTTTATCTTCCCATCTGCCATGATGGATATGTGGAAATAGATACTCCGTCAGGAAAGAAGAAAATCGGCATCCATGAGATTCATATGGAAGAGGATGCTGGTAAGCTGATTCATGATGAGTGGGAGGACTGTTCTTTGGTAGACTTTAACCGAAGCGGCGTTCCCTTAATTGAAATCGTGTCTGAGCCTGATATGAGAAGCGGAGAGGAGGTCATTGCCTATCTGGAGAAGCTAAGGCTGATTATTCAGTATCTTGGCGCTTCTGACTGCAAGCTTCAGGAAGGCTCCATGAGAGCCGATGTAAACTTATCCATCCGTGAGGTTGGTGCAGCGGAATTTGGAACCAGAACGGAGATGAAGAATCTAAACTCTTTTAAAGCCATTGCAAGAGCCATTGAAGGAGAGAGAAAACGTCAGATTGAGCTCATTGAGGAAGGAAGACTGATTACTCAGGAGACCAGACGATGGGATGACAATAAGGAATCTTCTTATGCCATGCGTTCCAAAGAGGATGCCAAGGATTACCGCTATTTCCCAGACCCGGATCTTCCCCCTGTTCTCATCAGCGATGAGTGGATTTCTTCTATTAAGGAGAGACAGCCGGAGCTGCGCACGGAGAAAATGGCACGGTATCAGGAAGCCTTTAGCCTGTCTGAATACGATGCAGATATTATTACCGGTTCCAAGCACATGGCAGACATTTTTGAAGCGGTCACTGAGATCTGCAATAAGCCGAAAGAAGCCGCCAACTGGCTTATGGTGGAGGGCATGCGTCTGTTAAAAGAGCATGAGATGGAACCGGAAAATATGTGTTTTTCACCGGAAAACCTTGCAAAATTAATTCAGTTAGTAGATAATGGTACCATTAACCGTACCGTAGGAAAAGAAGTTTTCGAACGAATCTTTGCGGATAATGTCAATCCAGAGCAATATGTGGAAGAAAAAGGATTGAAGGTCGTAAATGATGAAGGGCAGCTTCGGGAGGCAATCCAGGGTATTATTGATGCAAATCCGCAGTCCGTAGAGGATTACCACAATGGAAAGGAAAAGGCCATGGGCTTTTTGGTCGGTCAGACCATGAGGGCCATGAAAGGGAAGGCTGATCCAGCTTCCGTCAACCGGATTGTAAAGGAATTGCTTGGTTAA
- a CDS encoding NADP-dependent isocitrate dehydrogenase has protein sequence MDKIKMTTPIVEMDGDEMTRILWQMIKDNLLLPYIDLKTEYYDLGLAYRDETNDQVTIDSANATKKYKVAVKCATITPNADRVKEYSLKEMWKSPNGTIRAILDGTVFRAPIVVKGIDPCVKNWKKPITIARHAYGDVYKGSEMKIPGAGKVELVYTGEDGTETRELVHTFKGAGITQGMHNLNDSIESFAKSCFKYALDIKQDLWFSTKDTISKKYDHTFKDIFQEIFEAEYEDKFKEAGITYFYTLIDDAVARVMKSEGGYIWACKNYDGDVMSDMISSAFGSLAMMTSVLVSPDGDFEYEAAHGTVQRHYYNHLKGQETSTNSVATIFAWTGALRKRGELDGNNELAAFADKLEKATIDTIEAGEMTKDLALITTIPNPTVLNSEDFIKAIAKRL, from the coding sequence ATGGATAAGATTAAAATGACGACCCCCATTGTTGAAATGGATGGAGATGAGATGACCCGCATTCTCTGGCAGATGATCAAGGATAATCTTTTACTCCCATACATCGATTTAAAGACGGAGTATTACGATCTGGGACTTGCTTACCGGGACGAAACAAACGATCAGGTAACCATTGACTCAGCCAATGCCACAAAGAAATATAAGGTCGCTGTCAAGTGTGCCACCATTACCCCCAATGCGGACCGGGTGAAAGAATATAGCCTGAAGGAAATGTGGAAAAGTCCCAACGGCACCATCCGTGCCATTCTGGACGGAACTGTATTCCGTGCTCCTATTGTTGTCAAGGGAATCGATCCATGTGTGAAGAACTGGAAAAAGCCAATTACCATTGCTAGACACGCTTACGGAGATGTTTATAAGGGCTCTGAGATGAAGATTCCAGGTGCTGGTAAAGTAGAGCTTGTCTACACCGGAGAGGATGGAACAGAAACAAGAGAGCTCGTTCATACCTTTAAGGGCGCAGGCATCACCCAGGGTATGCACAACTTAAACGATTCCATTGAAAGCTTTGCAAAGAGCTGCTTTAAATATGCCCTTGATATTAAGCAGGACTTATGGTTCTCTACCAAGGATACCATTTCCAAAAAGTATGATCATACCTTTAAGGATATCTTCCAGGAGATCTTTGAAGCAGAGTATGAAGATAAATTTAAAGAGGCAGGCATTACATATTTCTATACCTTAATTGACGATGCGGTAGCTCGTGTTATGAAATCAGAAGGCGGATACATCTGGGCTTGTAAAAATTACGACGGTGATGTTATGAGTGATATGATTTCATCTGCTTTTGGTTCTCTTGCCATGATGACTTCTGTTCTTGTTTCCCCAGACGGAGACTTCGAGTATGAAGCAGCGCACGGAACGGTTCAGCGTCACTACTACAATCACTTAAAGGGCCAGGAAACCTCCACAAACTCTGTGGCAACCATTTTTGCCTGGACCGGCGCTTTAAGAAAGCGCGGAGAGCTTGATGGAAACAACGAGCTGGCCGCTTTTGCGGATAAGCTTGAAAAAGCCACCATTGATACCATAGAAGCCGGTGAGATGACAAAGGACCTTGCACTGATCACCACCATTCCTAACCCAACTGTTTTAAACAGCGAAGATTTTATCAAAGCCATTGCAAAGCGTCTGTAA
- a CDS encoding molybdenum cofactor biosynthesis F family protein translates to MKNEFPTVEELSNGFSEFKLEEAVELSNKEIKLFYEDGQKVVYQFLDKNCLRVTCEGEHVTSFACIYSAVSPRNNLYFVDFIQANGMSQSVTTVLDFNKMIATTLTATLPSREKADISQLVRAEMKLPMTSVSAQFTHASIGSEFTTKTEQHSFTAELIGKTISFRYSSNDIYEHIYLNEDFYSWHCVSGLEKGLCDTDRCYYLKLDENLYWFTWLEKVVPTIGTVIEDLAEGKMRSYGKICGYENYSTGAITNFQVGSYATELSK, encoded by the coding sequence GTGAAAAATGAGTTCCCTACCGTAGAAGAATTATCAAATGGCTTTAGTGAATTTAAATTAGAAGAAGCGGTAGAATTATCAAACAAAGAAATTAAACTTTTTTATGAAGACGGACAGAAGGTTGTTTATCAATTTCTTGATAAAAATTGTTTGAGGGTAACCTGCGAGGGAGAACACGTAACAAGCTTTGCCTGTATCTATTCTGCAGTTTCACCTAGAAACAATCTTTATTTCGTAGATTTTATACAAGCTAATGGTATGAGTCAGTCTGTAACTACGGTTCTTGACTTTAATAAAATGATTGCCACAACGTTGACGGCAACATTACCAAGCAGGGAGAAGGCTGATATTTCTCAACTTGTAAGAGCAGAAATGAAGCTACCTATGACTTCTGTATCCGCACAGTTTACACATGCTTCAATTGGAAGTGAATTTACCACCAAAACGGAGCAGCATAGCTTTACCGCTGAATTAATTGGAAAGACCATAAGTTTCCGATATAGCAGCAACGATATCTATGAACACATCTATTTAAATGAGGATTTTTATAGTTGGCATTGTGTAAGCGGTCTTGAAAAGGGGCTGTGTGATACCGATCGATGTTATTATTTGAAGCTTGATGAGAATTTATATTGGTTTACATGGTTGGAGAAGGTTGTTCCAACGATTGGAACGGTTATAGAAGATCTGGCTGAGGGAAAGATGAGATCCTATGGAAAAATATGCGGTTATGAAAATTATTCCACAGGTGCAATCACTAATTTCCAGGTCGGATCGTATGCAACCGAATTGAGCAAATAA
- the aspS gene encoding aspartate--tRNA(Asn) ligase, whose amino-acid sequence MEFIKGVKEKETIGILKGLTGENAGKTIRMEGSIHTIRDMGDVAFVILRKSEGLVQCVYEEGKTATPLSQLKEESAVRVTGVVSEESRAPHGFELRLTEIEVLSQPAEVLPIAISKWKLNTSLETKLSLRPITLRNPMERAKFRIQEGIVRGFRDFLHLEGFTEIRTPKIVARGAEGGSNVFKLDYFNKKAELGQSPQFYKQTMVGVYDRVFEVAPVFRAEKHNTTRHLNEYTSMDFEMGYIDSFEEIMEMETGMLQYTFDLLKKEYAQELKMLKTDLPDVSNIPTVRFDQAKELVAEKYDRKIKNPYDLEPEEEVLIGRYFKEEYGSDFVFVTHYPSKKRPFYAMEDPADDRYTLSFDLLFRGLEITTGGQRIHDYETIIKKMEARGMNPEDISSYLMIFQYGMPPHGGLGIGLERLTMRLLDEANVRETTLFPRDVTRLEP is encoded by the coding sequence ATGGAATTCATCAAAGGTGTGAAAGAAAAGGAAACAATCGGGATTTTAAAGGGCTTAACCGGGGAAAATGCAGGTAAGACCATTCGCATGGAAGGCAGCATCCATACCATTCGTGATATGGGAGACGTGGCCTTTGTCATTCTTCGTAAGTCAGAAGGACTGGTACAGTGCGTGTATGAAGAGGGAAAGACAGCGACTCCTCTTAGTCAATTAAAAGAGGAATCAGCGGTCCGTGTCACCGGTGTGGTATCAGAAGAGAGCCGGGCGCCTCATGGATTTGAGCTGCGCTTAACGGAAATTGAGGTGTTATCTCAGCCGGCAGAGGTACTTCCCATCGCCATCAGCAAATGGAAATTAAATACCTCCCTTGAGACAAAGCTGTCTCTTCGCCCCATAACCTTAAGAAATCCCATGGAGCGGGCAAAATTCCGCATTCAGGAAGGAATCGTAAGAGGATTCCGTGATTTCCTCCATTTAGAAGGATTTACAGAAATCCGTACACCAAAGATCGTCGCCAGAGGAGCAGAAGGCGGATCTAACGTATTTAAACTGGACTATTTTAATAAAAAGGCAGAGCTTGGACAGAGCCCTCAGTTCTATAAGCAGACCATGGTCGGTGTTTATGACCGGGTATTTGAAGTGGCTCCCGTATTCCGTGCGGAGAAACATAATACCACAAGGCATTTAAACGAATACACCAGCATGGACTTTGAGATGGGATATATCGACAGCTTTGAAGAGATCATGGAAATGGAAACAGGAATGCTTCAGTATACCTTTGATCTTCTAAAGAAAGAGTATGCCCAGGAATTAAAGATGCTTAAAACAGACCTTCCCGATGTATCAAACATCCCAACGGTACGTTTTGATCAAGCAAAAGAACTGGTAGCTGAAAAGTATGACAGAAAGATCAAGAACCCATACGATTTAGAGCCGGAAGAGGAAGTATTAATCGGTCGTTATTTTAAAGAGGAGTACGGCAGTGATTTCGTATTCGTTACCCATTATCCATCAAAGAAGCGTCCCTTCTATGCCATGGAAGATCCGGCTGACGACCGTTATACCTTAAGCTTTGACTTATTATTCCGTGGACTTGAAATAACGACCGGAGGACAGAGAATCCATGATTATGAGACCATCATAAAAAAGATGGAAGCCAGAGGCATGAATCCAGAAGATATCTCTTCTTATCTCATGATTTTCCAGTATGGTATGCCACCTCACGGGGGCCTTGGAATCGGACTGGAGCGTCTTACCATGCGTCTTCTTGATGAGGCCAATGTAAGAGAGACTACCCTGTTCCCACGAGACGTTACAAGACTGGAACCATAA
- a CDS encoding MerR family transcriptional regulator — MNELFSIGDISKIFHIPIKTLRYYDEIGLLVPAFVDTNTKYRFYSVDQFVLIDIIRNSKKMGMPLSEVKKAIEEDLKFNDILEMIDRQSICLDEKINELNMLKASMNTIRESLGEISSLVFNEVFLVKEDIQKYISFPYTSRTIEEQEINFRKAALSSKIIEREVYAVFGVGTDAKIYFDKGEMVNPDIRYYIKNRLSPAEYEKIPAGMYACIIFDDNSFAKEKYYGLLAEYLTKNRIQAQGDFIEQWIMPRVEGKRESTLIKLEIKIED; from the coding sequence ATGAATGAATTGTTTTCTATCGGAGATATCTCAAAGATATTTCATATCCCCATAAAAACATTAAGATATTATGATGAAATTGGTCTTTTGGTACCTGCTTTTGTGGATACCAATACAAAATATAGATTTTACTCCGTGGATCAATTTGTATTAATTGATATTATACGGAATTCAAAAAAGATGGGGATGCCTTTAAGTGAGGTAAAAAAAGCCATTGAAGAAGATCTTAAATTTAATGACATATTGGAAATGATAGATCGGCAATCCATTTGTCTGGATGAAAAGATAAATGAACTGAACATGCTGAAAGCCTCAATGAATACAATAAGAGAGTCGTTGGGAGAGATAAGCAGCCTGGTATTCAACGAAGTTTTTTTAGTAAAAGAAGATATTCAGAAATATATTTCGTTCCCATATACCTCTCGCACGATTGAGGAACAGGAAATAAATTTTAGAAAAGCAGCACTTTCATCAAAGATAATTGAACGAGAGGTATATGCAGTTTTTGGAGTAGGCACAGATGCAAAAATATATTTTGATAAGGGAGAAATGGTAAATCCTGATATTCGTTATTATATTAAAAATAGGCTGTCCCCGGCTGAATACGAAAAGATACCGGCTGGTATGTACGCATGTATAATTTTTGACGATAATAGTTTTGCGAAAGAGAAGTATTATGGATTACTTGCAGAGTATCTTACTAAAAACAGGATACAAGCTCAGGGTGATTTCATAGAACAGTGGATTATGCCGAGAGTAGAGGGAAAAAGAGAAAGTACTTTAATAAAATTAGAAATTAAAATTGAGGATTGA
- a CDS encoding DUF362 domain-containing protein, whose translation MAYKITEACNGCGDCVPECPVDAITENGINIDVCNDCGACVNVCCKDAIIEV comes from the coding sequence ATGGCTTATAAAATTACAGAAGCTTGCAACGGGTGTGGTGATTGCGTTCCAGAATGTCCCGTAGATGCAATCACAGAAAATGGAATTAATATCGATGTATGTAATGATTGTGGTGCATGTGTAAACGTATGTTGTAAAGATGCAATCATTGAGGTTTAA
- a CDS encoding aminotransferase class I/II-fold pyridoxal phosphate-dependent enzyme, with product MKPYIEMTKEELLALKKELSVQYKEFQTKDLRLDMSRGKPSTEQLDISMGMMEVLGSDVDLTCDDGTDCRNYGVLDGIKEAKELLADMMEVAPDYIIIYGNSSLNVMYDTVSRSMTHGVMGSTPWCKLDKVKFLCPVPGYDRHFAITEYFGIEMINIPMTPDGPDMDMVEELVANDDAIKGIWCVPKYSNPQGISYSDETVRRFARLKPAAKDFRIYWDNAYTIHHLYDHDQDHLIEILAECKRAGNSDLVYKFASTSKVSFPGSGIAAIAASQNNLVDIKKQLKIQTIGHDKVNQLRHVRYFGDIHGMVEHMRKHADIIRPKFETVINTLEQELGGLGIGEWTKPKGGYFISFDSLNGCAKAIVTKCKKSGLIMTGAGATYPYGKDPNDSNIRIAPSYPTLSDMVLAMKLFTLCVKMVSIDKILADKKD from the coding sequence ATGAAGCCGTATATTGAAATGACAAAGGAAGAGTTACTGGCGCTTAAAAAGGAACTTTCTGTACAGTACAAGGAGTTTCAGACAAAGGACTTAAGACTTGATATGTCAAGAGGAAAGCCCAGTACGGAACAGCTGGATATCTCCATGGGGATGATGGAGGTATTAGGCAGCGATGTGGACCTTACTTGTGATGACGGCACTGATTGCCGCAATTACGGGGTTCTTGACGGAATCAAGGAGGCGAAAGAGCTTCTTGCAGATATGATGGAGGTAGCTCCAGACTACATCATCATTTACGGAAATTCCAGCTTAAATGTCATGTATGATACGGTTTCCCGCTCCATGACCCACGGAGTTATGGGAAGTACGCCCTGGTGCAAGCTGGATAAGGTGAAGTTTTTATGCCCGGTTCCCGGCTATGACAGACATTTCGCCATTACCGAGTACTTTGGTATCGAGATGATTAACATACCCATGACACCCGACGGACCTGATATGGATATGGTAGAGGAGCTTGTGGCGAACGACGATGCAATTAAAGGAATCTGGTGCGTGCCTAAATATTCAAACCCTCAGGGAATTTCCTATTCCGATGAAACGGTACGAAGATTTGCCCGCTTAAAACCGGCGGCCAAGGACTTCCGTATCTATTGGGATAATGCCTACACCATCCATCATTTATACGACCATGACCAGGATCATCTTATTGAGATTCTGGCAGAATGTAAGAGAGCAGGCAATTCAGATCTTGTTTATAAATTTGCATCGACCTCTAAGGTCAGCTTCCCAGGCTCAGGCATTGCAGCCATAGCAGCCAGCCAGAACAACCTGGTGGATATCAAGAAGCAGTTAAAGATCCAGACCATTGGACACGATAAGGTGAACCAGCTTCGCCACGTAAGGTATTTTGGTGATATTCATGGTATGGTAGAGCATATGAGAAAGCATGCTGATATCATCCGCCCTAAATTTGAGACCGTGATCAATACGCTGGAACAGGAGCTTGGAGGTCTTGGCATCGGTGAATGGACCAAACCAAAGGGAGGCTATTTCATTTCCTTTGATTCCTTAAACGGATGTGCGAAGGCTATCGTTACCAAATGTAAAAAATCCGGGCTTATCATGACAGGCGCAGGAGCTACCTATCCATATGGAAAGGACCCGAATGACAGCAATATCCGTATTGCGCCATCTTATCCTACCTTAAGCGATATGGTGCTGGCTATGAAGTTATTTACCCTTTGTGTGAAGATGGTAAGCATTGATAAGATTCTGGCTGATAAAAAGGATTAA
- a CDS encoding GNAT family N-acetyltransferase, translating to MRYKPKEVILKNGLPCIIKSPGPEDATAMLHLMSTASEETNFLSRYADEIDITIPQEQQFLQNCLRSKKDLMLCAMVHGHLVANAGITAIAPHQRYAHRASFGISIIRNYWGLGIGSHLMSSLINGAQEIGYEQLELEVVSENERGLALYTKFGFELYGTRKHGFKYRDGTYATEYLMMLSL from the coding sequence ATGAGATATAAACCCAAAGAGGTTATACTTAAGAATGGACTTCCCTGTATCATAAAAAGCCCTGGACCGGAAGACGCCACAGCCATGCTTCATCTGATGTCTACCGCATCGGAAGAAACAAATTTCCTTTCCAGATATGCTGATGAAATTGATATTACAATCCCTCAGGAGCAGCAATTTTTACAAAACTGCCTAAGAAGTAAAAAGGACTTAATGCTATGTGCTATGGTTCACGGACATCTTGTAGCAAACGCAGGTATCACCGCCATTGCTCCTCACCAGCGCTATGCTCACAGAGCTTCCTTTGGAATCTCCATCATTCGGAATTATTGGGGCCTTGGAATCGGTTCTCATCTCATGTCTTCTCTCATAAACGGTGCCCAGGAAATAGGCTATGAACAGCTTGAGCTGGAGGTAGTGAGTGAAAATGAACGCGGCCTGGCTCTCTACACCAAATTTGGCTTTGAGCTTTACGGAACCAGAAAGCATGGATTTAAATACCGGGATGGCACCTATGCCACAGAATATTTAATGATGCTGAGCCTATAA
- the gatC gene encoding Asp-tRNA(Asn)/Glu-tRNA(Gln) amidotransferase subunit GatC, which yields MAHIIDDDMIEYVGILAKLELSEKEREDAKKDMGRMLDYIDTLNELDTDSVEPMSHVFPVHNVFREDVVENGDDRDNILKNAPEKKDGAFKVPKTVE from the coding sequence ATGGCACACATCATTGATGATGATATGATTGAATACGTTGGTATTTTAGCGAAGCTTGAATTAAGCGAGAAAGAGCGGGAAGATGCTAAGAAAGATATGGGCCGCATGCTTGATTATATTGATACCTTAAATGAACTTGATACCGACAGCGTGGAGCCCATGTCCCATGTATTTCCTGTCCATAACGTATTTCGTGAGGACGTGGTGGAAAATGGTGATGACAGAGATAACATCTTAAAGAATGCTCCCGAGAAAAAGGATGGGGCCTTTAAGGTACCAAAAACAGTAGAATAG